One genomic region from Sulfurimonas sp. encodes:
- a CDS encoding IS1182 family transposase: MSELYKQGLNRNQQLLFPPSIDDYVDEDNNVRAIDSYVELLDLTKLQFSNTRKSDRADGQKAYSPKLLLKIYIYGYLNKIRSSRALEKECKRNLELIWLAQDLKPTYRTISEFRARNPKALKQVFKEFVVLCKNIDLIGDGLKAVDGAFLRANASKNQLILKKTLDKDLTKIETEIEEYLKSLEYADKEKQPSSIINKLPKDLRKLKYQQEELSKNLKLLEEMGKTQYNKTDSDASLMKKPAHNLMAYNSQIVVDDSFKFIVATDISTVGSDRAQLHKMAKETKENLGVDKLKIVADTGYYSAKEFKKCSEDNINAIVPLANMRQVQKDKGKFTRDEFIYNDNNDCYICPNNYQLKKRIAPQIKNDKVNFIYTGTSAICKACPLKDKCIPTKAPYKQIYRWEHEYITEAHNKKMQTEESKVIVKKRGSIVEHPFGTIKRTLGWDHYLVRGKEKVSGENALIMFSYNFKRLLNLIGINLFQKLMIALKDRDISSIKEEIAQYIANSLLYVVCFFRIYFMLKFKSRKAVILR, from the coding sequence ATGAGTGAACTATATAAACAAGGTTTAAATAGAAATCAGCAATTATTATTTCCACCAAGTATTGATGATTATGTAGATGAAGATAACAATGTAAGAGCAATAGATTCTTATGTAGAATTATTAGACTTAACTAAACTGCAGTTTTCAAATACAAGAAAAAGTGATAGAGCAGATGGACAAAAAGCTTATAGTCCTAAACTACTGTTAAAAATATATATTTATGGTTATCTAAATAAGATAAGAAGTTCAAGAGCATTAGAAAAAGAGTGTAAAAGAAACCTAGAACTAATATGGCTAGCACAAGACTTAAAACCAACATATAGAACTATATCAGAGTTTAGAGCAAGGAATCCAAAAGCACTAAAACAAGTATTTAAAGAGTTTGTAGTTTTATGTAAAAATATAGATTTAATAGGGGATGGATTAAAAGCTGTTGATGGAGCATTTTTAAGAGCGAATGCCTCTAAAAATCAACTAATATTGAAAAAGACACTGGATAAAGATTTAACTAAAATTGAAACTGAAATAGAAGAGTATCTCAAATCACTAGAGTATGCAGATAAAGAGAAACAACCATCAAGTATCATTAATAAACTACCAAAAGATTTAAGAAAACTAAAATATCAACAAGAAGAGTTATCTAAAAACTTAAAACTTTTAGAAGAGATGGGTAAAACTCAATATAATAAAACAGATTCAGATGCTTCTCTTATGAAAAAACCTGCACATAACCTTATGGCATATAATTCACAGATAGTTGTAGATGATTCATTTAAATTCATAGTAGCTACTGATATTTCAACAGTAGGTAGCGATAGAGCACAACTGCATAAGATGGCGAAAGAGACCAAAGAAAATCTAGGAGTAGATAAACTAAAGATAGTAGCTGATACAGGATATTATAGTGCTAAAGAATTTAAAAAATGTAGTGAAGATAATATTAATGCTATTGTTCCTTTAGCAAATATGAGACAAGTTCAAAAAGACAAAGGTAAATTTACAAGAGATGAATTTATTTACAATGATAACAATGATTGCTATATATGTCCTAATAATTATCAACTAAAAAAAAGAATTGCACCACAAATAAAGAATGATAAAGTTAATTTCATTTATACAGGTACAAGTGCAATATGTAAAGCTTGTCCTCTCAAAGATAAATGTATACCTACAAAAGCACCATATAAACAAATATATAGATGGGAACATGAGTATATAACAGAAGCACATAATAAAAAGATGCAAACTGAAGAATCTAAAGTAATAGTCAAAAAAAGAGGTTCAATAGTTGAACATCCATTTGGAACAATTAAAAGAACTTTAGGTTGGGATCATTATCTTGTTCGTGGCAAAGAAAAAGTATCAGGTGAAAATGCACTTATCATGTTTAGCTATAACTTTAAAAGACTTTTAAATTTGATAGGTATAAATCTATTTCAAAAACTGATGATAGCTTTAAAAGATAGAGATATAAGTTCCATAAAAGAAGAAATAGCTCAATATATAGCTAACTCTTTATTATATGTAGTTTGTTTTTTTAGAATTTACTTTATGCTTAAATTTAAAAGTAGAAAAGCTGTAATTTTAAGATAA
- the guaB gene encoding IMP dehydrogenase → MKIRKRALTFEDVLLVPQYSEVLPKEVCLETKLTRNIKLKIPMVSAAMDTVTEYRAAIAMARLGGIGIIHKNMDIEAQCKQVTKVKKSESGIIIDPIFVHPDASLADAEKLMSEFRISGVPVVDGHNKLLGILTNRDMRFEKDMRKLASEVMTKMPLITASKGISLDDAGDIMHKNKIEKLPIIDKDGFLKGLVTIKDIRKRIEYPNSNKDSFGRLVVGGAIGVGQFDRAKALVDAGCDVLVLDSAHGHSKGILDTVRKIKDTMEVDVIAGNIATKEAVLALIEAGADAVKVGIGPGSICTTRIVAGVGVPQISAIDECAKAARPHGVPVIADGGIKYSGDISKALAVGASSIMAGSLLAGTEESPGETIMFQGRQYKSYRGMGSIGAMQKGSNDRYFQEGTAADKLVPEGIEGRVPFRGSISGIVHQMMGGLRASMGYCGSKNIEIFWDKAEFVEITSAGLKESHVHDVIITQEAPNYHV, encoded by the coding sequence ATGAAGATTCGTAAACGCGCACTGACATTTGAAGATGTACTTTTAGTACCACAATATTCTGAAGTATTACCAAAAGAGGTTTGTTTAGAAACTAAACTAACTCGCAACATAAAACTTAAAATCCCTATGGTTTCTGCTGCTATGGATACTGTAACAGAGTACAGAGCAGCGATAGCAATGGCAAGACTTGGTGGTATCGGGATTATTCATAAAAACATGGATATCGAAGCTCAATGCAAACAAGTAACAAAAGTGAAAAAAAGTGAAAGTGGAATCATTATAGACCCTATTTTTGTTCATCCAGATGCCTCACTAGCAGATGCTGAGAAACTTATGAGTGAGTTTAGAATCTCTGGTGTTCCTGTTGTAGATGGTCACAACAAACTTTTAGGAATCCTTACAAATCGTGACATGCGATTTGAAAAAGATATGCGTAAACTGGCATCTGAAGTAATGACAAAAATGCCTCTTATCACAGCATCTAAAGGAATCTCTCTTGATGATGCTGGTGACATCATGCATAAAAATAAAATAGAAAAGCTTCCTATTATAGATAAAGATGGATTTTTAAAAGGTCTTGTAACTATAAAAGATATTAGAAAACGAATCGAATATCCTAACTCAAACAAAGACTCATTTGGAAGACTTGTTGTAGGTGGAGCTATAGGTGTTGGTCAATTTGATAGAGCAAAAGCACTTGTAGATGCGGGGTGTGATGTTTTAGTTCTTGACTCTGCACATGGTCATTCTAAGGGGATTCTTGATACTGTTAGAAAAATCAAAGATACTATGGAAGTTGATGTAATTGCTGGAAATATAGCAACAAAAGAGGCCGTTCTTGCACTTATAGAAGCTGGGGCAGATGCTGTAAAAGTTGGTATCGGACCTGGTTCAATCTGTACTACTAGAATTGTTGCTGGTGTTGGTGTTCCTCAAATCTCTGCTATTGATGAGTGTGCAAAGGCAGCTAGACCTCATGGTGTGCCTGTTATAGCAGATGGAGGGATTAAATACTCTGGAGATATTTCAAAAGCTTTAGCTGTTGGTGCTTCATCTATAATGGCTGGTTCACTTTTAGCTGGAACTGAAGAATCACCAGGCGAAACCATCATGTTTCAAGGTCGTCAATACAAGTCATACCGTGGTATGGGAAGCATTGGGGCTATGCAAAAAGGTTCTAACGACAGATATTTTCAAGAAGGAACTGCTGCTGATAAGCTAGTTCCTGAAGGTATAGAAGGTCGTGTTCCTTTTCGTGGTTCTATCTCTGGGATAGTTCATCAAATGATGGGAGGGCTTCGTGCATCTATGGGATACTGCGGAAGCAAAAATATAGAAATTTTCTGGGATAAAGCAGAATTTGTAGAAATAACAAGTGCTGGACTAAAAGAAAGCCATGTTCACGATGTAATCATAACTCAAGAAGCACCTAACTATCATGTATAA